ACATTAAGGGCTGTGTGAACTCTCTAAACtatatctgaatatatatgGACAAATCAACATttggtctctgaatatatgtgtcattttaatggGAGATTAAGAGCTGGGGATATTTACGCTTGCATCATTTAAGGTTTCAGCACCGAAGAAAGGGCCGGATTGGTGGAAGGGAAAGGAATGTTATGATGTGGATCAAACCACTATGTgggaatgaagatttttatggatatcaacttctcctgttgaaggagtaagcataaactccgaaacgttgtgttcacataataaagaagttgatatccataaaaatcttcattcctatgtatttcacttctaaatgcccttcaaagatttgaaaCCACTGTGTGAATGGTGAAGTCTGGCAGCTTTATCAGACTTGAAGCCAGCATGGTTACGAGGGCCACTCACTTTTTACTAAAAATAAAAATTCTTCAATTAGTAGTTGCAGGAACACGTTAAACGCCATTTCCATTCAGCCCTCATATATAGCCctgtatatttgtttaaaggtcCCTGCTACATTTAGCACATtataaacatgtatttacaatacTGAATATGATGTTGAGATGGCTTGAACTGGCCATCTATTACAACTGACAATCAGAAGAGGAAAAATTGTAGATTGACAACCAGATATTGAAACAAGGAGGAAAATACTTGAAATTTTAGCAAGTTCAGATGAAATAACTGGAATGTTTTCCAAATGCTGGTCTGTTTCCTGCCCCTTTGGTTCCACGAAGGAAGTTGAGTTCTTATCTAAAGCATTTGGTTTACGTGGAGAGAATGCAAAAGTATCACCTGCCTAATAAATACAGATTTCTCTCCTCGTAATGAACAAATCACGTGGTACAAAGAGATTACGTTTGATAAAACCATGCGGCGAGGGATCCGTACATTCCCTGGGGTGCGATAAGGAAACACGTGGGTGAGATACGGGGTTTACCGTCCATCCGTCACAGGAAATCCCGTTGTGCGAAGCGAGGTTGGCAATGACACCGGATCACCATCAATACTCATCGATTTCAGATATAGCTAATCTCGTGTGATACATACGTGTTATTGCTGTGTTTTCTAAATCCTACAAACATCGACAAGGCTTTACATGATGAATTTAAGGTTTCAATAATGTCCGCTGATTCAGATAAGCGACGTTCGTTGTTTATTCAAAGACcagaatgaatgaaaaaattcTTTCAAGGAACTGACAAACCGTTGATCATGCAGATGTGTTTATGCAAACACAAGTGTAGCTACAGAGCTCAGCACCCATCCGGGCCTGCCTATGTGTGGAAAGGTGTACACGATATAGGTAAACAGAGAAGTAAACAACTATCAGGAAGCATTTATACGTTATGACAATGAAGAATAACGACCAtcttaataaaaaaaattaatgcCATATCTAAGATTGTCCAAGACGAGGATCGAAAATGCACTGAGAAGACGATCGAAGAAACGATTAAGACGGGGATCTAAGTCTGAGATTCTCTATGGAATTCTAAGACGGAGATTCTGTTTATGGATAGATTTGGGACATGGGCCTAAGGAGGCTTTCAAAGACGGCTATCTAAGGAGATCtggatcagagtgagtgagtaagtttggttttacgccgcttttggcaatattctagcgacatcacggcggaggacaccagaaaatgggcctcacacattgtacccgtctggggaatcgaacccgggtcttcggctctGGATCAGAGATGATATATAGGGACCAAACACGGAGATGTTATACATGGAATTAAATCGATGTTCTTAGGTGGGACGGATTCCACCTTCTTTTCTCCACTCGTGATTACACCTACCTTAAATGCAGCTACGGCTAATATCAGTGGTAGAAGTGATCTCTAACAAGCCTTGTTTGACCACAAAAACCATTCCGATTTAGTGATCAGGCCTAGCGCTTTAGCTGACCCGTGCATCAATGGCGCAGGTGCTGTATGTACATACAATATGAAGCACAGAATTATTTGGTCTAAATTTGACACGCTACTGTGTGAGTGATTGCACTAACGACAAAACTGAACAGAatccactcagtcactcactacgAAGTTAAATGCCATCGTCCTTTTGGCAACAGTGTCAGAAGGTCGGTGAATATTTGTAGTATTTCAGACTATACATAATAATAACACACGCTGACCATGAAATTCGGGTCTTTTCGAAATTTcgaaatgtaaatatttcatggatAATAGGTGCATTGGGTGCATTTGGGCGTCTCACCGCAAGGAACTTGAGCATTTGCTGGATTTGGGTAACGCTAGGCCCAATAACAGGGACAAGGACGAGGGGCAAATGTATTATTGAAACCATCCTTAGTGCTCCATACTTTCAGTGATATCTAATGCCCAAAGTAGAGAACAATTAAAGCGTTCAACAGTACCGTGGGTGTCGTACTGCAGACCATCACGTATCTGTCTCAGTGTCGTCATGGGCAGGGTGGATGAACACTCTCGCAATGCTACCTCCTCCCCTCCCTTCCGCCTTCCTTCCCACCCATCAGGCCAGCTCTACGTTCATCCAAACCTTCGTCCTTCGTGTTAGCTGTACCCTGTTATCACGAATAGAATGCCGTTTTAGTACCTGCTGGATACATGTACCCGGGTATCAGCCTGACATACGCTGACTGCGCAGGTATCTTTTGTTGGTATAACCGTCAGGTATCGGTGACAACTTCACGTGACAAGCCGCCATTCGGGGTATGGAGTCTTCATCTTCTAATGCACGGGGATTCCGTCATATGGGTGGGTAAACATCTCTGCGCGGTGTTTTTGACTGTCTCTGCGCATGCTATCTGTCTACGCGACCTACTCAGATTTGCGATAGCATCTATTCCTCCTGAGCAAACAATTGTCACAGAGGCTGACCCCAGCTCAACGTTAATGGATCTTccttcagaaacaaaacaatacaactcCAAAAATACTATATCATGCATAAAGCCAATACTCTTTCGTTTATATAATCAATTTCCTATATTTGCCCAGTAACGTGTACACCTGATAATGTGCTATCAGACTGAATCTAGCTGTTGTTGAATGCAGGCTGCTCTTTGCTTAGAGATACCATCAGTTGGCGTCTCTTTCGAGGCTAGCTCTCCCGTAACGGAGCACATTTGGCACGTTTAACGTTATATCAAACACTCGACATGCTGACAACATCGACTTACAAGACGTGGAAGAAGCAGACACCGGCAATGTCATTAAGGTGTTTGACTTAGACATTCCGGCTACTTGAGGGCATCTTTTCAACACGCATGCGCGCAGATATGCACTTCATAAAATTGTGGTGTGTTTGACAAGGGCATATTTATGACGTGCTTCGACTGCCGTAAGTCATTGTGAAGGTGGCCACTCCTGGGAAAGGGggaggggtgtgggggggttgggggtggtGTTTACAGCCCCTCCAGACAAGGTGTTAAAGTTTTTATTGCCTACGTTTCATGTGTATGTGATATTCGAGACAGAAAAAATGGAATCACTTGAATTGGTCACTACAACGGGAACTTTATTCGTACAATATGACTATATGTAGTTCTTAATATCATATTGGTGCACAAGGCTTTGGTTATAAAATAGTGATTATAATACGACACTTGATACATACCTAATACATGAAAACAAAGGTTAGGATTGGAAATGGAGTAGCCGATGCAAATAACGGTACAGGGTGGTGAAACCCTTATAGAGTAAAGCGTTTATGTATGATATCACGGTGTGACGGAAGTCAGCAGAACCTACATCAAGAAACGAAATGCACGAAGGTTTCATGCGCAACAGCTAGTAACTGTCAAGATATTGATTGTAAGCGATTGTGGATgggacaatcaagtgattgaagTTACGAGCAAAATCACCGTTTGGTTAAGGTGGACCAACCATGTGTGGTAAGCCCATGCacccactgagtgagtgaggtgggtttcaccctgcttttagcaatattccagcaatatcacgtggGTTTACCAGACaaggacttcacatattgtatgtggggaatcgaaccccgggcTTTGGCGTTACGAACTGACGCTTTAAcctctgggctaccccaccgacccccATCCATTCAGATCCCACTTACGAGGGGCGTGTGTTGTTGGGAACGAATACCAACCGGAGACCCATAGGCAGAATCAAAATGGATGCAGGAATattttcagtaaacatgaacacATATTTTGCATCCGGACGCGTATTTTTCAAAGTAAAAGTTACATTAGGAATATATATGACACCTACTTAACCACATACTGTCACAACTTCACTCCGAGTCACGACTATAGCTTACACTGCCATTGTTGTCCAACATATTGTTGGACCGCTGTGTGATTTGATACCACTCAAATTTGGAACTACTCATTATAATTGACCCCGGGAGCGAGACACAGAAAACTAACTAGTGATTTTCGCACCTGATGAAATTTACATTGTGTGTAATTAGTGAACAATGCGATCCAATACCTGCCACTTAGATATCAATTAAGTGCCAGAGGTGCAGGATCAGCTGAGAGCGGATTGTCGGGGGTGGTGACACGTTGTGTTATTGGTTGTATAAACCACGATGCAGCTTGGTGGAAGCTAGGGGATATATTACCTAGAACACCTTCACCTACAGCATGTCATCAACTACCACAATACACTCGTGGCTGGGTATGAAGAGGGTATAGCACAATACTATGTGACATGCCTCTAGGATGGGAACAACTGTGGCACAAACAACAGCAATCTGTTCCACTGTATGCTAAGTCACTAAACTGTCGCCAGATGTATTCACCAtatttaaacaaacacaaatggtTATTCGTTACTGATACATGTGATAGGGGTATGTAGCGTGTCGGCAACTATTTTCGgtcctgaaacattttgatAACGTTTGTAGTCCTTTGTTCCAATCCAGTTTTCCAGTGGAAACTTTCTGTTGACAACGAGGAGAGTTCTATGGAAATACAATTTTGtaacatttttatatatttatatgatcGATTTTTCAAAGTAGCAACCAATACCGGTATGAAGCAAGTGATAGTCGCTCCTGTTAAGATTAAAgtagttgtatatccatagaactcacTTAATTCGTTGTCATCACGTGCACGCCAACTTCTAAAGGCCACTCAAAGAAAATAGGTTCTTAAATAAAATACTTAAGTGAAAAAGAGACATTATTTTAATTAATTATTATATGTTATAAAACGTATCCAGGCTGTAGGGACGGGCTCGCAGAGTTGTGAGCCATTTCACTCATCTGGTATTTATAGACATGGGTGTTGGATGATATAGAACCATACACTCAATATTTTCTTCAGAATAACGTATAATTAATGTGGAATTTGAAACGAACATGTGCTATTAAACGCATGTTAAATCACTAATCGTTAGACGCATGTACTTCTATTTGTTCTTTAAATTCAAGAAAGCCACTTGAAAGGCCACGTTTCTTGTAACGAACGGTTCTCTTACTATGCTGAGACACCAACACCAAGTAAGTCCTCCTTTAAGCACTGACACATCATATAAACACAGCAGGTTCTTTATAGCAGTAGAATGCATCCATGCCAAATCGAGTGTTCATTTTACAAGTCGTAAGTATCCTTATCGGCAGATGACAACGCAGGTattagatgatgaagaagatgggttagaactggtcttcagcaacccatgcttgtcgtaaacttgactgacacatgtcatcgcatcccactAGTGTAAaccgatgctcgtgctgttgatcactggattgtcttgcctAGATTCGATAtttttacagaacgccgccatgcAGTTGGAATATCGCTGTGGCGTTAAAGAAGAACCAAACGAGGTAGTGTCTCTCAGGCGATAAAGGTGATTGACATGCATTAATATGATAGTTTATTGAAGATTAGCATAGCATACACAGGGGCTGGGATGTAGTAGAGTCACGTGTATGGTGTCCCTGGTTTGAGCAGAAGAACCATGGCTGTCTGGACAAGGGAGTGCGGTGTTGTATTGGCTTTATCGTATCAGTAAAGCAGTCGGGGGTAGAAATGTCCTATGAATACAATGAATTCGACTGCCAGATACCAGGTACTCAACTACACTGCATGCTTTTACATCTATATGACAACGAAGTCTAAATGGCAAATATCATATTACCAGGTGCTGACTGAAACTACATCTCTCGTAAAAATGTCAAAGCAATAAAATATCTGCCATGAGAGTTCAAATGTTTACGAAGTGATAGCATATTGTTATGAAGGTTTTAACAATTTGATGTCCCGATTTTATGTGACCTGGCGAGATTTGGGAGTTTCTGTACACACGTATATCACGATGACTTCACGCACGAGCAGTTTCAGGTAATCCGCGTGCAATCCGCTGTAATGCATTGCATTCAAGTGTGTATATGAATATGTCAGATTTAATTGCATCAAATCTGGTTAATTGCAAGGCGGGGTTGTAGTTAAGGATAGAGTGGCACCTTTGTCTCAGCACACTGGATCATGAAATGCTAGCTTTTCTTGAAGTCGCGATCCTATATTTTTCTACCTTCCTTAAGATTTGTCACAATATTGTGTTAATTGGCCTCAGAAGATAATCCCCTCAACAAACGTTGTTGTAAGCCCTGCAACAGCTTTCCGGGGGAGTGTTTGCTTACTTCTGTATCAAGATAAATTGTACAAATGAGGTTTCCCCCGCCTTCAAACTAAACCCGGAAATGCACTTTGGACGAAGAAATTGGATATTTCATTAATCACGTTTAAAGTTTTCTAGAAAAGATTTAGTTTCACTTGAAGCTCCCTATCATGCACTTATAGCAGTATTTGGTTTCAACACAGGGGCATAACCGCACCTCTTGCAACCACACGCTGGATGGTATTTAACTTGTCGTGTAATACAACTTAAAAtgattttcaacattttttgtacagttcattttaaaaaaatgtgttttcacaTGCTTGTTTGCAAAGCTTTATTATTCATTTTACTAAATAAGGTTTTGGTGTAATCAAATTTAGTTAAAAGTAATAAATTATACCAATAaagttacattgcaattcagTTGGGAAAACATGAATGCCCCTCCCGTTCGTTCCCATTGGCTATCTGTTTTGCTATCGCATGCTGTGATTGGTTTGAGGGCTGGGTGACATGCGTCAATCAAAGCTTTTCCGCACGTAGTGTTTATTCAGACAAGCGAGCGTCGTGTGTATATAGCTTGACCAGCTGAGCGGGCGTGCACGTGGAGGTCAGTCTGCATACACTTCGTTGTATAGTGACGCTTGGACGACACACTTTACTCAGGGACATATAAGTGAGCTTCATTACTCAGACCTACCTGTATCGCCAGCATGGAGCTAATCACATACCCGTGCTTACTTGTGTTAAGTGTGTCCTTACCCGGAATATTGTCACAGAATATATGCAGTCAGTGCGACTGTACAATCAGGTAAGTTATTTACAGTGTCAACATTTATTTTGAGTAAACGTGAACGCAGCTGTCAGATACACTACGCCTCTTGAAGATGTGTCCGAGATGTTCTCTCCTCTTTTATGCGTGTATCTATGCACATTTTTTCAGAGCGGTGCTGTAAAAGTTGGATAGTGTCTGCACAGGTACACGTGAACTAAGATCAAGCAATTCATGTCTTTAGTCATGGGGTGTTCCTGATTTTAAGGTGTTGGCTTATTTGTCCTCATATCGTGTGACTGTGGATAGGAAATGTTGGGGGTAGTGATTTACATGTGTTTATCACCTGTATGTTGGTATTGACAGTTGTGTCTTAGTGGCTACAACGATCTCGACTACACAGGTGGAATTCTCGCTACAACATACTTTCAGCCCTCAGTATCGACCATCATAACCTGTGTAGTTGTAGTCGCTTTAGCCGTTGTGTCATGATGCCCGTGTCTGAGTTTAAACACCGTGGACGTCCCCGCTAGTTTGACCTGCTTGTCCTCTTGTTTTGACCAACGTATATCCACCTATGTGTCAGAATCGTTACGTTGGGAGGACAGATCTAGGGGAGGGGTGGTTGAGTTGCGTTTGTGAAGAGAGACATGTATATTAATATCGCATGGGATACAACTTTCCTTGTATTTCATAGTTCACCCAACAGGGTTTGGAACGTCATTATTGGACCATTTGAGATTTCGTTGCACTTCGGTATACCATGTACTAGATATACTGTGTGATTATACGGACGCTTCGTTTAACTGCCGCTGTTGATGGTTACGTAGTACATGAAGATTTCATTTGATGGTCTTAAATATAAGTTCTGGATGTATAAATGCCATAACATTTATTGTTTTGCAATCCTCTTATTTCACGATAAAAATGGGTGTTCAGCTGTCCTTCGGATGTGTCACGCACATGTGTCCGGTGGAGACGCTGGCCTCAAAACAAATTGGTGCAGGATGAGGGGAAGTTATGGCAACAGCCGCCCATTGTTTACCTTGACGCCATTAGCTGCACGTTGTTCACATAATGTTGACACGATGAGGGCTATTGCTTGTGTCTAAAGTCAACAGCATGTTTGTGTGGAGGGGAAAGGCAGGAGGTGGGGTGCACGAGCATGACGAGAATGAAATGGAAGTAGAGTTTCTTAACTCAGGCTGTGCATGTATAGTGAAGGTTATATGCCGAATGGTGGTCATTCATCATCACAATCTGTTGGAAAATATGGACATTCGCGGTGGAACTGGAGTGATATTGCAGCGGCGTAACACCACTCTCACTCAGATTCTCTTTCACCGAAGACTACAAGTGCAATGTTCAGTtatagactaacgcttagtttcagaatacatataattttgattgtatcaaataaattcatttaaattgaaaaggagtcccagGGAGTGCAGAGCCTGGACATGgagaaatgtagacttgcttcttttCGGGGTTTAGCATTGCATAGAGGACTAgatggttcagggattgtgaggcAGACTATGTTCTGCAAAAACTTGTGTTTAACAATTACCGAAGGTGTGTTTAGGCACGTCTGTGTACGTTGTGTAAAGGCGATGGTATGATTACGCTAATCTATCCACAAGGTCTGTTTGCCTCGTCATCACGTTATCATGGCTGTCAAAGCTGTAGCTGGTCACCACTATCTGCCTTATCACTTTGACCATGAGTAGACATCACAATTATACCCTACGCAGCTCTAGACTTGTAAAGTCACCAGTCTCATGTCCAGACACGGGTTTACACACAGATAATACTGCCAACAGTATGCAATCATCACCCAGATGAAGGAATAATCCACACTTACATGCCCacaatgaccttgacattgcACACCACCAATGTGCTTagttcggcgttaaacaaccagcaAATACATCGGTTTACCGTTTAACCGAAATACACTGAAGGAGACTTCCATTCGTTAATTATCCACGTGCATGCCTTCATACCCTACTATTTATGTAAACAGCACATTTTTTACTTTCCTTCAGTGACCCCGATGGCGGAGAGAGAGCTATCCTGAACGTCAAGCCTCGATGTGAGGAGGGTCGTGTCACATGGCTTAATGCTTACGGTGCTGTTCGCATGGAGCTCGCAACATCCACTGCAGGAGATGCTAGATTCTGTATCCGTGTTCAAAGCGAGAATGTTAACACGGTTGTTTCCCAAGAAACGGTTACCAAAGTTCCTGGAAATTACAGACTGAAAATTCTCGATGACGTTGAAGTTCGATTATCCCCTTTGTTTACAACGCGAGGTCAAGGCAAGGAACATTGTATATCTGCTTCCGGACCAGTACACCTGTACTTAGAGACTGAACGAAGCCACGATGTTGGTGTTGCGAGAGTCAACGTTCACTACGACATTGAGAAAACATCCAGAGGTCTTCGGTACAGGCCAATGGAAGGTGAGTAGTTTGTAAAATGATCGGAAGAGTCGGGTTATCTGTGCAGAGACTGTAGTGTATGCTGTTCGGTCATTAGTCGCCTATGTCTTCAACACCGCGCCACTATCAGCAGCGATCTGATTGTTCCAGCTACAAAGTTACTGTGTTAATGTTAGACTAAAGTACGCACCTATCACCTAGCCTTTTTGTCACCGAGGCTCTTAATGTGTTCACGTTCATCGGCGACTGTCGCCGTAACCATTTCCTCCTCCGTTATTCTCGCGTGACAACCATCAATCATATGACATGCGCAGTAACGACCATCGGTTTGCTGACAGGCATTGTTTCGACTTCCTGCAAACCATTACGAATGAAAGATAACCTCAAAATTTGTGAATATCTTGTTCTAAGGTTTGTTTAAACAGCCTCCCGTGGTCATTTATTTTAGTATTGTTCATTAACTGTCACTAACGATCACATTATTGTGACAAGTGCACATTCAAAACACAGTCACACTGCGAACTATTGCCAATATTGCTGCCAATGTTGCCATACATGACCCTGCGTGTTGATCGCACGTGTCCTATGTGTAAGCAGCGTCACACGCCAGGCGACTTGTGTTGTCTCCCGTTTTGGAACTGCACGCTTCTGTGTTTTATCTTAAACAAGTCGATGGCATAAATATGCGGATCGATTTCTAtttaagaaatgaaaatatttaagtaCCTGCCAAAAATCGTTTTTATTTACTTTAGCCCTGACTTCGTAGTACACATGCTTTTGCGGTAATGGATCGAACATGGGCCTCGATCCCCCAAGGGCATTGTGCAGGTTTATCACCACCTGCAAGACTGAACCTTTAAAAAAACTAATAATGTCCACCCTTCTTGTTACAGACTGTCGACCTTGCAGCGATGCCGAGCTGCTCAAAGCTTACTGTTCCAGTGATTTTGGTAAGAATTAGACCCATCACATTGAGAAGAAACTACAGATACGTTCAGCTCATAAATTATTACTAAGCGTCGATACCATCATAGGTTTGATTGAATGTATACATTCTCGGAGTTATGTGTATTCTGGCCCAGAAAGAAATTCCACAAAGCGCCTCACAATTTCAAGCTTCTCTGTGAAGAGTTGATTAGTGACAGACCTTTGGCCTGACCTTGTCATGATTCATAGACCATACCGGTGTCCTGTGTGGACATCAGTACCCTGATAATCTGCGCTGACCCTATCCTCGGGCCACATACAGGTGCGATGCGGCTACTTCAAAGCTTGATCTGATTAGAGAAGGTAGCCAAATCTGGACATTCCATTGTTGCCCGGATGTAGAAGTCATAGGTCTGGGAGGATTCCAACAGCACCATCCTAAGATGGTGAAGTTATTTGATGTTGAAAGGTTCAGATGCCATATAGGCTGTTCTAATCGCGTGTTAATGGCTTGTACGTGACCGTCAAAGGCTGAGGTATTTGTAAAACGGCTATTTGTTAAACGGTTCTGAAACGATTACTACACGACTTCAAATATCAGCAGTTCGTTTTTTGTCTATTGCAGTTGCCATAGGAACGATTGATGACGTAAACCACGACGATGAGGTCAGTCACATCCAGGTTTCCGTCACCAAGATGGTATCCCAAATAGAGGCTGTCTTCCAGAAACCAGCAGCTGGATGGACCCGTCCCCACGAGCTAAAGGGCGTGGTACACGCCCCCGTCCGTTGTGGAATCAGGCATGGGGAGGGACAGTTCTTGTTCACAGGCCGC
The nucleotide sequence above comes from Haliotis asinina isolate JCU_RB_2024 chromosome 5, JCU_Hal_asi_v2, whole genome shotgun sequence. Encoded proteins:
- the LOC137284252 gene encoding meteorin-like protein; this translates as MELITYPCLLVLSVSLPGILSQNICSQCDCTISDPDGGERAILNVKPRCEEGRVTWLNAYGAVRMELATSTAGDARFCIRVQSENVNTVVSQETVTKVPGNYRLKILDDVEVRLSPLFTTRGQGKEHCISASGPVHLYLETERSHDVGVARVNVHYDIEKTSRGLRYRPMEDCRPCSDAELLKAYCSSDFVAIGTIDDVNHDDEVSHIQVSVTKMVSQIEAVFQKPAAGWTRPHELKGVVHAPVRCGIRHGEGQFLFTGRVRLGRPMLQCAPRYEQWKSVLEMALNNELLECSYG